In Phycisphaerae bacterium, one DNA window encodes the following:
- a CDS encoding twin-arginine translocation signal domain-containing protein, which translates to MADNEFDYSALEKRLGVSRRTFLKFCAGVAASLGLGNNAAHAMAEAV; encoded by the coding sequence CGGACAACGAATTCGATTATTCGGCACTCGAGAAGCGGCTGGGGGTATCACGCCGTACCTTCCTGAAGTTCTGTGCCGGGGTGGCCGCGTCGCTCGGCCTCGGTAACAACGCGGCCCACGCGATGGCCGAGGCGGTT